The genomic interval cgcCTGGAGGCAACTATTCCCTCCATATACACATTCACATCCTCACattcagaagaaaacacagacctGGAGCGGCCGGCGCGCCGCATCGATGCTTTacggaaaaagaaagcaaagTCGGAAAACCGAAATCGCCAAAAGGCGGCAGAAAATGTGAAAACCAACTCTGCCGTCTCCTGTGACGCCTTCGCGCCCGGCTGCCAACAGGGCGccgagtgtacgtacaccccagagACTGCACCCCGacgacggcagagaagaggtaAATCGGCCCGGAACGGAAGCGAGCTTTTCTTGGTGTGAAAAGAAAAGTCGAGACGTGCTCGGAAAAATAAAAAATCAGAAAGTttcagaaaacgaaaaagctTCACGGAAACGACCGAACCGCGGGACATTCGAAACGCTACACATCCGAGCTCACAACACTGTCACCCGCCTCCCTCACAATATAAATACACGCAAAcactatatatacataaacatatgtATAGCGTATTCGTATgcttacatatatacaagCGTTTACATGGAATAAGACATacgcatgcaaatatatatatatatatataccaaATTAACTATATGcatgtttgtatgtatagatatatatatttatttatatgcGCATTTATGCGTCAAGAA from Toxoplasma gondii ME49 chromosome VIIa, whole genome shotgun sequence carries:
- a CDS encoding hypothetical protein (encoded by transcript TGME49_206460); protein product: MSRGSVVSVKLFRFLKLSDFLFFRARLDFSFHTKKSSLPFRADLPLLCRRRGAVSGVYVHSAPCWQPGAKASQETAELVFTFSAAFWRFRFSDFAFFFRKASMRRAGRSRSVFSSECEDVNVYMEGIVASRRGVRTPDARPWRGPGGPLATLPRLFRAS